A genomic segment from Stappia indica encodes:
- the ppa gene encoding inorganic diphosphatase — translation MRIDAVPIGKNPPEDINVIIEVSVGGEPIKYEMDKEAGAMYVDRFLYTPMRYPGNYGFVPHTLCGDGDPVDVIVANQRPIVPGAIMNCRPIGVLFMEDEAGQDEKIIAVPSNKLTRRYENVVHYEDLPDITIQQIKHFFEHYKDLEPGKWVKITGFGGPDEAKRIIEESIERAKA, via the coding sequence ATGCGTATCGACGCCGTTCCGATCGGAAAGAACCCGCCCGAGGACATCAATGTCATCATCGAGGTCTCGGTGGGCGGCGAGCCGATCAAGTACGAAATGGACAAGGAAGCCGGCGCCATGTACGTCGACCGCTTCCTCTACACGCCGATGCGCTACCCGGGCAATTACGGCTTCGTTCCCCATACGCTGTGCGGCGACGGCGACCCGGTCGACGTGATCGTGGCCAACCAGCGCCCGATCGTGCCGGGCGCGATCATGAACTGCCGCCCGATCGGCGTGCTGTTCATGGAAGACGAGGCGGGGCAGGACGAGAAGATTATCGCGGTTCCGTCCAACAAGCTGACGCGCCGCTACGAGAACGTCGTCCACTACGAGGACCTGCCGGACATCACCATCCAGCAGATCAAGCACTTCTTCGAGCACTACAAGGATCTGGAGCCGGGCAAGTGGGTGAAGATCACCGGCTTCGGCGGGCCGGACGAGGCCAAGCGCATCATCGAGGAATCGATCGAGCGGGCCAAGGCCTGA
- a CDS encoding alpha/beta fold hydrolase, which produces MSELPPSILPVTASGPDSPEPVVLLHGFGGDARGFATLQGELSRSRRTLAFDLPGHGRALGWPKIGGAVVASRAVLGSLEALGLTRVHLVGHSMGGAAAALIALKAPERVASLTLLGPGGFGREINSTLLRRYAAASAPAELELLLEQFFGLGFDLPRLVVRQAAEARARPGVCETLTEIVETLLDGKDQKTLPIAEIAALGPPVRLIWGAQDRVLPVSHARGLPGDIAVQVFDGVGHMPHLEIPQQVARAIRAQTGDSA; this is translated from the coding sequence ATGTCCGAATTGCCGCCCTCGATCCTGCCCGTCACCGCCAGCGGCCCGGACAGTCCGGAACCGGTGGTGCTGCTGCACGGGTTCGGCGGCGATGCGCGTGGCTTTGCCACCCTGCAGGGCGAGCTGTCGCGCAGCCGCCGCACGCTGGCCTTCGACCTGCCCGGCCACGGCCGCGCCCTCGGCTGGCCGAAGATCGGCGGCGCCGTCGTCGCCTCGCGCGCCGTGCTCGGCTCGCTGGAGGCGCTGGGGCTGACCCGCGTCCATCTCGTCGGCCATTCCATGGGCGGGGCGGCCGCAGCCCTCATCGCGCTGAAGGCGCCGGAGCGGGTGGCGAGCCTCACCCTGCTCGGCCCCGGCGGCTTCGGGCGCGAGATCAACTCGACCCTGCTGCGCCGCTATGCGGCGGCGAGCGCACCGGCGGAGCTGGAGCTTCTGCTGGAGCAGTTCTTCGGCCTCGGCTTCGACCTGCCGCGTCTCGTCGTGCGGCAGGCGGCGGAGGCCCGCGCCCGTCCCGGCGTCTGCGAGACCTTGACCGAGATCGTCGAGACCCTGCTCGACGGCAAGGACCAGAAGACCCTGCCGATTGCCGAGATCGCGGCGCTCGGCCCCCCGGTGCGGCTGATCTGGGGCGCCCAGGACCGGGTGCTGCCGGTTTCCCACGCCCGCGGCCTGCCCGGCGACATCGCCGTTCAGGTGTTCGACGGGGTCGGCCACATGCCGCATCTGGAGATCCCGCAACAGGTCGCGCGCGCCATCCGCGCCCAGACCGGCGACAGCGCCTGA
- a CDS encoding L,D-transpeptidase yields the protein MTGLAGLVLAAAVAGGAPAKAQTERYYDPVSRSWQTYRITPEAAGKIVREKYKRTEVRYRTDKKPGSVIVDTRDRYLYYVLPGGKAVRYGIGVGREGFSWSGTEKVTRKAKWPGWTPPPEMIVRERKNGRKLPSFMPGGPKNPMGARALYLGATEYRIHGTNEDWSIGRAVSSGCIRMLNEDVEDLYERVSVGAHVTVM from the coding sequence TTGACTGGGCTGGCCGGGCTGGTGCTGGCGGCAGCGGTGGCTGGCGGTGCGCCTGCCAAGGCGCAGACGGAGCGCTACTACGATCCGGTGAGCCGGAGCTGGCAGACCTACCGGATCACGCCGGAAGCCGCCGGCAAGATCGTGCGCGAGAAGTACAAGCGCACCGAGGTGCGTTACCGCACCGACAAGAAGCCGGGTTCGGTGATCGTCGATACGCGCGACCGCTATCTCTACTACGTGCTGCCGGGCGGCAAGGCGGTGCGCTACGGCATCGGCGTCGGGCGCGAGGGCTTTTCCTGGTCGGGCACCGAGAAGGTGACGCGCAAGGCCAAGTGGCCGGGCTGGACGCCGCCGCCGGAAATGATCGTCCGCGAGCGCAAGAACGGCCGCAAGCTGCCGAGCTTCATGCCCGGCGGGCCGAAGAACCCGATGGGCGCGCGCGCTCTCTATCTCGGGGCGACCGAATACCGCATCCACGGCACCAACGAGGACTGGTCGATCGGCCGGGCCGTGTCGTCGGGCTGCATCCGCATGCTCAACGAGGATGTCGAGGATCTCTACGAGCGGGTGTCCGTCGGGGCGCATGTCACGGTGATGTAA
- a CDS encoding adenylate/guanylate cyclase domain-containing protein, producing MKTNPTLEAIEDWLIREALGQPDIGEMFSGFCERLVAAGMPVERAMLTWATLHPLVEAESVLWRAGREAQLAQYRHDEEETDDWLRSPIRAVLEARETRLRRNLAGANAATDDFPILATLKADGFTDYLVLSTPFDLPTAKDFGPSGMLVTWSTRAEGGFSDEAVEGLDYLQIRLALACRATIQSRIARTLAETYLGARAGSRVLSGLIRHGDGERLDAVIFYSDLRGSTALADRLAPDVYMIHLNAYFDATARTVMAHGGEVLDFIGDAVLAVFPIEAGGFDAAATRALQAADAVLARLEQAQAATEHPLHCGIALSSGDVMFGNIGIPERLTFSVIGRTVNAAARIEAMTKTLGRPLLVTADIAARAPGAFAPLGRFRLAGFGEEVELHAPV from the coding sequence TTGAAAACCAATCCGACGCTTGAAGCAATCGAGGACTGGCTGATCCGCGAGGCGCTCGGCCAGCCGGACATCGGCGAGATGTTCTCCGGCTTCTGCGAACGCCTCGTCGCCGCCGGCATGCCGGTGGAGCGTGCCATGCTCACCTGGGCGACCCTGCATCCGCTGGTGGAGGCCGAATCGGTCCTGTGGCGGGCCGGCCGGGAGGCGCAGCTCGCGCAGTATCGCCACGACGAGGAAGAAACCGACGACTGGCTGCGCAGCCCCATCCGCGCCGTGCTCGAGGCGCGCGAGACGCGCCTGCGCCGCAATCTTGCCGGCGCCAATGCGGCGACCGACGATTTCCCGATCCTGGCAACGCTGAAGGCCGACGGCTTTACCGACTATCTCGTCCTGTCGACGCCCTTCGACCTGCCGACCGCCAAGGATTTCGGACCCTCCGGCATGCTCGTCACCTGGTCGACACGGGCGGAAGGCGGCTTTTCCGATGAGGCGGTGGAAGGGCTCGACTATCTGCAGATCCGCCTGGCGCTGGCCTGCCGCGCGACCATCCAGTCGCGGATCGCCCGCACCCTGGCCGAGACCTATCTCGGCGCGCGCGCCGGGTCCCGTGTGCTGTCCGGCCTGATCCGCCATGGCGACGGCGAACGCCTCGACGCGGTGATCTTCTACTCCGACCTGCGCGGCTCAACCGCCCTTGCCGACCGGCTCGCCCCGGACGTCTACATGATCCACCTCAACGCCTATTTCGACGCGACGGCGCGCACGGTGATGGCCCATGGCGGCGAGGTGCTGGATTTCATCGGCGATGCGGTGCTTGCCGTCTTTCCCATCGAGGCGGGAGGGTTCGACGCTGCCGCCACCCGTGCCCTGCAGGCCGCCGATGCCGTACTGGCGCGGCTGGAGCAGGCCCAGGCGGCGACCGAGCACCCGCTTCACTGCGGCATCGCGCTCTCCTCCGGCGACGTCATGTTCGGCAATATCGGCATTCCCGAGCGGCTGACCTTCTCGGTCATCGGCCGCACGGTGAATGCCGCCGCGCGCATCGAGGCGATGACCAAGACGCTGGGGCGCCCACTTCTCGTCACCGCCGACATCGCCGCCCGTGCCCCTGGCGCCTTCGCCCCGCTCGGCCGCTTCCGGCTCGCCGGCTTCGGCGAGGAGGTGGAACTGCACGCGCCCGTGTGA
- a CDS encoding aldo/keto reductase, whose product MEKRRLGRTDIHVSSLSLGTMTFGEQNTEAEGHAQLDFSLDRGINLFDAAELYPIPPKAETQGRTEEIIGTWLKARGNRDKVVIATKVVGRTENTWFRNDGSEGRLTRAQIEEAVDKSLKRLQSDYIDLYQIHWPDRNVSGFGSNPTIWKEPKPCDDETPIEVTLETMDRLVKAGKIRQLGLSNESPWGTMRFLELAERNGWPRVVSIQNAYNLVNRTFESGLAEIAHREQVGLLAYSALGQGYLTGKYRNGALPAGARKTLFDRLQRYEKPGAEEAINAYLDLAEELGVSPSQLAIAFALSRGFTTSVILGATSLAQLEHDLGALDLEISEEIEERINTLYQRHGSPCP is encoded by the coding sequence ATGGAAAAGCGCCGTCTCGGACGCACGGACATTCATGTCTCCAGCTTGTCGCTCGGCACGATGACCTTCGGCGAGCAGAACACCGAAGCCGAGGGCCATGCCCAGCTCGACTTCTCGCTCGACCGGGGCATCAACCTCTTCGACGCCGCCGAGCTCTATCCGATCCCGCCCAAGGCCGAGACCCAGGGGCGCACCGAGGAAATCATCGGCACCTGGCTGAAGGCGCGCGGCAACCGCGACAAGGTGGTGATCGCCACCAAGGTGGTGGGCCGCACCGAGAACACCTGGTTCCGCAACGACGGCAGCGAGGGCCGGCTGACCCGCGCCCAGATCGAGGAAGCCGTCGACAAGAGCCTGAAGCGGCTGCAGAGCGACTATATCGACCTCTACCAGATCCACTGGCCGGACCGGAACGTCTCCGGCTTCGGCTCCAATCCGACGATCTGGAAGGAGCCCAAGCCCTGCGACGACGAGACGCCGATCGAGGTGACGCTGGAGACGATGGACCGGCTGGTGAAGGCCGGCAAGATCCGCCAGCTGGGCCTGTCGAACGAAAGCCCCTGGGGCACGATGCGTTTCCTGGAACTGGCCGAGCGCAACGGCTGGCCGCGGGTGGTGTCGATCCAGAACGCCTACAATCTGGTCAACCGCACCTTCGAGAGCGGGCTGGCCGAGATCGCGCACCGGGAGCAGGTGGGCCTGCTCGCCTATTCGGCGCTGGGCCAGGGGTATCTCACCGGCAAGTACCGCAACGGCGCGCTGCCGGCCGGTGCCCGCAAGACCCTGTTCGACCGGCTGCAGCGCTACGAGAAGCCGGGCGCGGAGGAGGCCATCAACGCCTATCTCGACCTTGCCGAGGAGCTCGGCGTGTCGCCCTCGCAGCTGGCCATCGCCTTCGCGCTGTCGCGCGGCTTCACCACCTCGGTGATCCTCGGCGCAACCTCGCTTGCGCAGCTGGAGCACGATCTGGGTGCGCTCGATCTGGAAATCTCCGAGGAGATCGAGGAGCGGATCAACACGCTCTACCAGCGCCACGGCAGCCCCTGCCCGTAA
- a CDS encoding peptidylprolyl isomerase, with amino-acid sequence MTRFFAATARRTALAALLAGGLVGGLATSGALAQEPGDVVAKVGDTEVTEADIAFASQDFADQLSQVPPTQWRKILTDVVVDMNVLANAAREAGIQDEEAFKRQVEFLTMRALRNAYLAREIEGKITDQAVQEAYDKEFANFEGEDERKARHILMKTKEEAEAVIAELDGGADFAEVAKAKSTGPSGPNGGDLGFFTRGRMVKEFEDAAFALEVGAYTKEPVETQFGWHVIKVEEARKQPAPALADVRDQLRQQLLRARYAEVLADLKAKTSIEVMVEETPAEAGEAPAEGGEAPAEAPKAE; translated from the coding sequence ATGACACGCTTTTTTGCCGCAACGGCGCGTCGCACCGCGCTTGCCGCGCTTCTGGCCGGCGGCCTGGTCGGTGGACTGGCCACTTCCGGTGCGCTGGCACAGGAGCCGGGCGACGTGGTTGCCAAGGTCGGCGACACCGAGGTGACCGAGGCGGACATCGCCTTCGCCTCGCAGGACTTCGCGGATCAGCTCTCCCAGGTGCCGCCGACCCAGTGGCGCAAGATTCTGACCGACGTGGTCGTCGACATGAACGTCCTTGCCAATGCGGCGCGCGAAGCCGGCATCCAGGACGAGGAGGCGTTCAAGCGCCAGGTCGAGTTCCTGACCATGCGCGCGCTGCGCAACGCCTATCTTGCCCGCGAGATCGAAGGCAAGATCACCGACCAGGCGGTGCAGGAAGCCTATGACAAGGAATTCGCCAATTTCGAGGGCGAGGACGAGCGCAAGGCCCGCCATATCCTGATGAAGACCAAGGAAGAGGCCGAGGCGGTGATCGCCGAGCTCGACGGCGGCGCCGATTTCGCCGAAGTGGCGAAGGCAAAGTCGACCGGCCCGTCCGGCCCCAATGGCGGCGACCTCGGCTTTTTCACCCGCGGCCGCATGGTCAAGGAATTCGAGGACGCGGCCTTCGCGCTCGAGGTCGGCGCCTATACCAAGGAGCCGGTGGAGACGCAGTTCGGCTGGCACGTGATCAAGGTCGAGGAGGCCCGCAAGCAGCCGGCGCCGGCGCTGGCCGATGTGCGCGACCAGTTGCGCCAGCAGCTGCTGCGCGCCCGCTATGCCGAGGTGCTGGCGGACCTGAAGGCCAAGACCAGCATCGAGGTGATGGTCGAGGAAACGCCGGCTGAGGCCGGCGAGGCTCCCGCGGAAGGCGGCGAGGCCCCTGCCGAGGCGCCGAAGGCCGAGTAA
- a CDS encoding sugar kinase — translation MSELLCLGEPMIEFNQTAPGGPYVQGFGGDTSNAAIAAARQGASVGYVSATGRDVFGDLFDGLWTGEGVDTTGVLRMAQAPTGIYFVTHGPSGHTFSYRRSGSAASLMRPEDLPLELLRKARVLHVSAISQAISASACDTVFAAIEEVKAAGGLISYDTNLRLALWPLARARAVVEATAAMADILLPGLDDARQLTGLESPQEIADHYRAKGAARVALTLGDKGVLYAGPEGTETIAPHAVEAVDATGAGDAFDGAFLAEFLAGGDGLAAARHANAAAALAVCGFGAVAPLPHRADVLALLANEQQRGA, via the coding sequence GTGAGCGAGCTTCTTTGCCTCGGCGAGCCGATGATCGAGTTCAACCAGACGGCGCCGGGCGGCCCCTATGTGCAAGGGTTCGGCGGCGACACGTCGAATGCGGCGATTGCCGCGGCCCGGCAGGGGGCGAGCGTCGGCTATGTCAGCGCCACGGGGCGCGACGTGTTCGGCGACCTGTTCGACGGGCTGTGGACGGGCGAGGGCGTCGATACCACCGGCGTGCTGCGGATGGCGCAGGCGCCGACGGGCATCTATTTCGTCACCCACGGGCCGTCGGGCCACACGTTCTCCTATCGCCGGAGCGGATCGGCGGCGAGCCTGATGCGCCCCGAGGACCTGCCGCTCGAGCTGCTGCGCAAGGCGAGGGTCCTGCACGTCTCGGCGATCAGCCAGGCGATTTCGGCGAGCGCCTGCGACACGGTGTTCGCGGCCATCGAGGAAGTGAAGGCGGCCGGCGGGCTGATCTCCTACGACACCAACCTGCGGCTGGCGCTGTGGCCGCTGGCGCGGGCACGGGCGGTGGTCGAGGCGACAGCGGCGATGGCCGACATCCTGCTGCCCGGTCTCGACGATGCGCGGCAGCTCACGGGACTGGAGAGCCCGCAGGAGATCGCCGACCACTACCGGGCGAAGGGCGCGGCACGAGTGGCGCTGACGCTCGGCGACAAGGGCGTGCTCTATGCAGGTCCGGAAGGGACCGAGACGATCGCCCCGCACGCGGTCGAGGCGGTGGACGCGACGGGCGCGGGCGATGCTTTCGACGGGGCGTTCCTGGCCGAGTTCCTTGCCGGCGGCGACGGACTGGCGGCGGCACGCCACGCCAATGCGGCGGCGGCGCTTGCCGTCTGCGGCTTCGGCGCTGTTGCCCCCCTGCCACATCGCGCCGATGTCCTTGCCCTGCTGGCCAATGAGCAGCAGCGCGGCGCCTGA
- the secA gene encoding preprotein translocase subunit SecA, whose protein sequence is MVGLGALAKKLFGSANDRLVKQLRNRVTAINALEDELRALSDDDLRARTDMFRRQLADGAKLDSLLEPAFATVREAARRVLGQRHYDVQLIGGMVLNAGQISEMRTGEGKTLVATLPVYLNALTGKGVHVVTVNDYLASRDAEWMGRVYRFLGLSVGVIVHGLTDEERKAAYAADVTYGTNNEFGFDYLRDNMKYERGSMVQRGHNFAIVDEVDSILIDEARTPLIISGPLEDRSEFYNTVDALIPHLAAEDFELDEKQRSASFTEAGNEKLEGLLREQGLLKGDSLYDVENVSVVHHLQQALKAHKLFQRDKDYIVRNREVVIIDEFTGRMMPGRRYSEGLHQALEAKEKVQIQPENQTLASITFQNYFRLYTKLAGMTGTAQTEAEEFANIYGLEVVDIPTNVGVKRIDDDDEVYRTVDEKYNAIIELIEDCRKRAQPVLVGTTSIEKSELLAARLKAAGYKQADVSSPAAFEPLFAGTGNAERIFTVLNARYHEQEASIIAQAGLPGAVTIATNMAGRGTDIQLGGNADMRIEDELADMPAGPERDAREAAIRAQVEERKQQALAGGGLYVIGTERHESRRIDNQLRGRSGRQGDPGHSKFFLSLQDDLMRIFGSDRMDGMMQKLGLKEGEAIVHPWINRALAKAQQKVEARNFDIRKNLLKFDDVMNDQRKVVFDQRIELMDGEAVAEAVTDMRHDVIEDLVAKHIPEKAYAEQWDTEGLQAEVRRLLNLDLPVADWAKEEGIAEEEVTERLKKAADEAMARKVGQYSPDIMRQVEKAVLLQTLDHLWREHLANLDHLRSVVGFRGYAQRDPLQEYKTEAFTLFESMLVNLRQATTAQLMRVELVQEQPPSLPGDGNLPPMHAEHRDPLTGENEFDEAYLATAPGTPRDPQNPSTWGKVGRNEACPCGSGKKYKHCHGALA, encoded by the coding sequence ATGGTCGGCCTCGGCGCACTCGCCAAGAAGCTTTTCGGTTCCGCCAATGACCGCCTGGTCAAGCAGCTGCGGAACCGCGTCACGGCAATCAACGCGCTGGAGGACGAACTCCGGGCCCTCAGCGACGACGACCTCCGCGCCCGCACGGACATGTTCCGCCGCCAGCTCGCCGACGGCGCCAAGCTCGACAGCCTGCTGGAGCCGGCCTTCGCCACGGTCCGCGAGGCCGCCCGCCGCGTTCTCGGCCAGCGCCACTACGATGTGCAGCTGATCGGCGGCATGGTCCTCAACGCCGGACAGATCTCCGAGATGCGCACCGGCGAGGGCAAGACGCTGGTCGCGACCCTGCCGGTCTACCTCAACGCGCTGACGGGCAAGGGCGTCCACGTCGTCACCGTCAACGACTATCTCGCCAGCCGCGACGCGGAATGGATGGGCCGCGTCTACCGCTTCCTCGGCCTTTCCGTCGGCGTCATCGTCCACGGGCTGACCGACGAGGAGCGCAAGGCCGCCTACGCCGCCGACGTCACCTACGGCACCAACAACGAGTTCGGCTTCGACTACCTGCGCGACAACATGAAGTACGAGCGCGGGTCGATGGTCCAGCGCGGCCACAACTTCGCGATCGTCGACGAGGTGGACTCGATCCTGATCGACGAGGCGCGCACGCCGCTGATCATCTCCGGCCCGCTCGAGGACCGCAGCGAGTTCTACAACACGGTCGACGCGCTGATCCCGCATCTTGCGGCGGAGGATTTCGAGCTCGACGAGAAGCAGCGCTCGGCGAGCTTCACCGAGGCCGGCAACGAGAAGCTCGAAGGCCTCCTGCGCGAGCAGGGCCTGCTCAAGGGCGACAGCCTCTATGACGTGGAAAACGTCTCGGTCGTCCACCACCTGCAGCAGGCGCTGAAGGCGCACAAGCTGTTCCAGCGCGACAAGGACTACATCGTGCGCAACCGCGAGGTCGTCATCATCGACGAGTTCACGGGCCGCATGATGCCGGGCCGCCGCTATTCGGAAGGCCTGCACCAGGCGCTCGAGGCCAAGGAGAAGGTGCAGATCCAGCCCGAGAACCAGACGCTGGCCTCGATCACCTTCCAGAACTATTTCCGCCTCTACACCAAGCTTGCCGGCATGACCGGCACCGCCCAGACCGAGGCCGAGGAATTCGCCAACATCTACGGCCTGGAAGTCGTCGACATCCCGACCAATGTCGGCGTGAAGCGCATCGACGATGACGACGAGGTCTACCGGACCGTCGACGAGAAATACAACGCGATCATCGAGCTGATCGAGGACTGCCGCAAGCGCGCCCAGCCGGTGCTGGTCGGCACCACCTCGATCGAGAAGTCCGAGCTGCTCGCCGCCCGCCTCAAGGCCGCCGGCTACAAGCAGGCCGACGTCTCCTCGCCGGCCGCCTTCGAGCCGCTGTTCGCCGGCACCGGCAATGCCGAGCGCATCTTCACGGTGCTGAACGCCCGCTACCACGAGCAGGAAGCCTCGATCATCGCCCAGGCCGGCCTGCCGGGCGCCGTCACCATCGCCACCAACATGGCCGGCCGCGGCACCGACATCCAGCTCGGCGGCAATGCCGACATGCGCATCGAGGACGAGCTCGCCGACATGCCGGCCGGTCCCGAGCGCGACGCCCGCGAGGCAGCGATCCGCGCCCAGGTCGAGGAGCGCAAGCAGCAGGCGCTCGCCGGCGGCGGCCTCTACGTCATCGGCACGGAGCGCCACGAAAGCCGGCGCATCGACAACCAGCTGCGCGGTCGCTCGGGCCGTCAGGGCGACCCCGGCCATTCCAAGTTCTTCCTGTCGCTGCAGGACGACCTGATGCGCATCTTCGGGTCCGACCGCATGGACGGCATGATGCAGAAGCTCGGCCTCAAGGAGGGCGAGGCCATCGTCCATCCCTGGATCAACCGGGCGCTCGCCAAGGCGCAGCAGAAGGTCGAGGCGCGCAACTTCGACATCCGCAAGAACCTGCTGAAGTTCGACGACGTCATGAACGACCAGCGCAAGGTCGTGTTCGACCAGCGCATCGAGCTGATGGACGGCGAGGCGGTGGCCGAGGCGGTGACCGACATGCGCCACGACGTGATCGAGGATCTCGTCGCCAAGCACATCCCCGAGAAGGCCTATGCCGAGCAGTGGGACACCGAAGGCCTGCAGGCCGAGGTGCGACGCCTGCTCAACCTCGACCTGCCGGTCGCCGACTGGGCCAAGGAAGAGGGCATCGCCGAGGAAGAGGTCACCGAGCGCCTGAAGAAGGCGGCCGACGAGGCCATGGCCCGCAAGGTCGGCCAGTACTCGCCCGACATCATGCGCCAGGTCGAGAAAGCCGTGCTGCTGCAGACCCTCGACCACCTGTGGCGCGAGCACCTGGCCAATCTCGATCACCTGCGCTCGGTGGTCGGCTTCCGCGGCTACGCCCAGCGCGATCCGCTGCAGGAGTACAAGACCGAGGCCTTCACCCTGTTCGAGAGCATGCTGGTCAACCTGCGCCAGGCGACCACCGCGCAGCTGATGCGCGTGGAGCTGGTCCAGGAACAGCCGCCCAGCCTGCCGGGCGACGGCAACTTGCCGCCGATGCATGCCGAGCACCGCGACCCACTGACCGGCGAGAACGAGTTCGACGAGGCTTACCTCGCCACCGCCCCCGGAACGCCGCGCGATCCGCAGAATCCCTCGACCTGGGGCAAGGTCGGCCGCAACGAGGCCTGCCCCTGCGGCTCGGGCAAGAAATACAAGCATTGCCACGGAGCCCTTGCCTGA
- the thpR gene encoding RNA 2',3'-cyclic phosphodiesterase has protein sequence MPRLFTGLEIPAQTGLMLSLIRGGLRGVRWIDPENYHITLRFIGDIDDRMADEVADALDRIRRDPVEIRLTGLGAFANGKPHAVFARVEPTPELMELQSEQERILQRLRLPAERRKYVPHVTLARCRTCSNQDVARWLAEHGDFYSQSFTATRFVLFSSRASVGGGPYLVEEAYPLDRQGGGYGLPDGPAHFAGQHR, from the coding sequence ATGCCTCGACTGTTCACCGGGCTTGAGATTCCGGCCCAGACCGGCCTCATGCTCTCCCTGATACGCGGCGGCCTGCGCGGCGTCCGCTGGATCGATCCCGAGAACTATCACATCACCCTGCGCTTCATCGGCGACATCGACGACCGCATGGCCGACGAGGTGGCCGATGCGCTCGACCGCATCCGCCGCGATCCGGTGGAGATCCGGCTGACGGGGCTCGGCGCCTTCGCCAACGGCAAGCCGCATGCGGTCTTCGCAAGGGTGGAGCCGACCCCGGAGCTGATGGAGCTGCAGAGCGAACAGGAGCGCATCCTGCAGCGGCTGCGGCTGCCGGCGGAGCGGCGCAAATACGTGCCGCATGTGACGCTGGCGCGCTGCCGCACCTGCAGCAACCAGGATGTGGCGCGCTGGCTCGCCGAGCATGGCGACTTCTATTCCCAGAGCTTCACGGCGACGCGCTTCGTGCTGTTCTCCTCGCGCGCCAGCGTCGGCGGCGGGCCCTATCTGGTGGAGGAGGCCTATCCGCTCGACCGGCAGGGCGGCGGCTACGGCCTGCCCGACGGCCCGGCGCATTTCGCCGGCCAGCATCGCTGA
- a CDS encoding Lrp/AsnC family transcriptional regulator — MSETENVPPKKTSPRALDGFDRRILAVLAEDAKRTYAEIGRAVGLSPPAVHERIRRLRDSGVISRTAAILDGPAVGKPLLSFVHVDADGWGKSQAMMQLAAFPEVEEMHSVAGDTCVVLKVRTESPQALERFLSQVYVLPGIRGTRSYVVLSTYLERPVQADVTQVWPATGLPPGR; from the coding sequence ATGTCAGAAACAGAAAACGTTCCGCCGAAGAAGACTTCTCCACGGGCGCTTGATGGGTTTGACCGAAGAATATTAGCCGTCCTGGCGGAGGACGCGAAGCGGACCTACGCCGAGATCGGCCGGGCGGTCGGTCTCTCCCCTCCCGCCGTGCACGAACGCATCAGGCGCCTGCGGGACAGCGGGGTCATCTCACGGACCGCGGCGATACTCGACGGCCCGGCCGTCGGCAAGCCGCTGCTCAGTTTCGTACATGTGGATGCGGACGGCTGGGGAAAGAGCCAGGCGATGATGCAACTGGCCGCATTCCCGGAGGTGGAGGAGATGCACTCGGTCGCGGGCGACACCTGCGTCGTCCTGAAGGTGCGGACGGAAAGCCCGCAGGCCCTTGAGCGTTTCCTGTCCCAGGTCTACGTCCTGCCCGGGATTCGCGGAACGCGAAGCTATGTGGTCCTGTCGACCTATCTCGAGCGCCCGGTTCAGGCCGACGTGACGCAAGTCTGGCCGGCGACCGGCCTGCCGCCGGGCCGCTAG
- a CDS encoding RidA family protein: MNSQLINPVDGVYAAAPDYAHAIRLEEARSLVFVSGTMGLDRSGRAPATLAEQLVLVWENLRRILATAGMTLDNVVRVTSYLRDGAFAGPNKDARIAALGGRPVPTTAIVVQTLEEDWLVEIEVIAAA, translated from the coding sequence ATGAACAGCCAACTGATCAATCCCGTCGACGGCGTCTACGCGGCAGCACCCGACTATGCCCATGCGATCCGGCTGGAGGAGGCGAGGAGCCTTGTGTTCGTCAGCGGGACGATGGGGCTCGACCGCTCAGGACGCGCCCCTGCCACCCTTGCCGAGCAACTGGTTCTGGTCTGGGAGAACCTGCGGCGGATCCTTGCGACAGCGGGGATGACCCTGGACAACGTGGTCCGGGTCACGAGCTACCTGAGGGACGGTGCCTTTGCCGGGCCGAACAAGGATGCGCGCATCGCGGCGCTGGGCGGCCGTCCGGTGCCGACCACGGCCATCGTGGTGCAGACGCTGGAGGAGGACTGGCTGGTGGAAATCGAGGTGATTGCCGCTGCCTGA